CAACCCTCTTTTCCAAGGTTGGATGTTTACGTGGTGTTCCCAGAAGGGGAAAAAATACCAAAAGGGTTACTGCTCATAGAAAAATTAAGAAGAAGTGGATTTTCAGTAGATTTTTCTTTCTATCCATCGAAATTAAAAAAGCAGTTAGCTATTGCCCAATCCCTAAATGCACGTTTTGCGCTCTTTGTGTCTGAAAGCATAGAGGAAGGAGTTGTTGAGATTAAAAATATGGATGAAAGAACCCAGTTTTCCCTGCCGGTTGATAAGCTTATTGAGTGGCTTAATCAAAGGGCTACATAGAGGGGCTGGCTTCATTTTAATTTTTGGCTAAAAGGTTGAAGCCAAGGGAATGATCAAGCTATAAAAGCGTATTAATAAAAAGAAAAGTCATTCATAAAATGATCTTAGGAAATATTGAGGTTTAGATGAAAAAAGGAGATTTTAAAGCTTACAGAACTCACCATTGCAATGAACTCAATATAAAATGGGTGGGCAAAAGGGCTAGGCTTTGCGGTTGGGTTCATTCGAAAAGAGATCATGGAGGTCTTTTATTCGTCGATTTAAGGGATAGAGAGGGGCTTACGCAGATCGTTTTTCATCCTGAGAAAGATCCCTCTCTTTTTGCTTCGGCAAAACAGCTTAAAGATGAATATGTCATAAAAGTTGAAGGACAGGTCGTGGAGAGACCCGCCGGGACTAAAAATGAGGCTTTAGCTACGGGAGAAATTGAGTTGGAAGTCGATTTTCTTGAAATACTTAATCCTTCCCAGCCGTTACCTTTTAACCTGGATGAAGATATAGAAAATGAAGAATTAAGACTTTCGTTTCGTTTTCTTGATTTAAGAAGGAAAAAGATTCTTCATTGTTTGAAGGTACGTCATCAAGTCTCATCACTAGTCAGGGAATATTTGTCGAAGGAAGGGTTTCTTGAGGTCGAGACTCCTATTTTATCTAAGAGTACACCTGAAGGTGCTCGAGATTTTCTTGTTCCAAGCCGGCTTTCACCGGGCAAATTTTATGCCTTACCCCAAGCTCCTCAACAATACAAGCAGTTATTGATGGTAGCGGGCATAGATAAGTATTTTCAAATTGCACGCTGTTTTAGAGATGAAGATCTCCGTTCAGACCGTCAACCGGAGTTTACCCAGATAGACCTCGAAGCCTCATTTGTGCAAGTCGAAGACATTATGAACTGGATTGAGGAGATGATTCAGTTGATTTTTTTAAAGGTTCTTGGCATTGAACTGCCTTTGCCTTTTGTCCGACTGAGTTATGATCAGGCCATAGACAATTATGGATCGGATAAACCAGATTTAAGAGTCGAGTGGAAAATTCAAGATGCAAGCCAACTGTTCAAAAATACCGAATTTAGATTGTTCCGGGAAGTTGTCGAGAAAGGAGGAGTAATCAAAGCTCTGAATGCCAAAGGAACAGATCCAATGATCAGTGCATCTGTACTCGAAGAGCTAGTAGCTATTGCAACCTCTCTTGGAGCAAAGGGCTTGGCTCATATCAGGGTGGAAGGGGAGCAATGGAAATCGCCCATCGTAAAATTTTTCTCGGCAGAGGAACGCAAAAACCTGCAACTGCTTCTCAATATGGAACCTGATGACTTCATTTTGTTTAGTGCCGGACCACGGGAGCAGGCTTGTTCAATTCTAGGTAAGATTCGTTTACGGCTAGCCGAGATAACCCAAAGTATTGCTAAAAACCAATGGAAATTTGTTTGGGTCACAGATTTTCCCCTCTTTGAGTACAGCCCATTAGATCAGAAATGGAATAGTGTACATCACCCTTTTACCCGGCCTCATTCCGAAGATTTGACTAAATTAGATGATGGTCGCTACAATGAAATTAGGGCTCTTGCTTATGATATTGTGCTTAATGGAGTTGAACTGGGAGGAGGAAGTATCCGTATACATGAAAGAGAGCTACAGGAAAAGATCTTTTCCATTCTAGGGATAGATAAACAAAGACAGGAGCTTCTTTTTGGTCATCTTCTGAAAGCTTTTCAATATGGCGCTCCACCACATGGTGGCATTGCCTTGGGACTCGATAGATTCGTGATGTTGTTAACGGGATCTGAATCCATAAGGGATGTTATCGCCTTTCCTAAAAATAGGCATGGAGTAGATCTTCTTACTCAATCCCCATCCGAAGTTGAATATCAGCAACTTAAAGAGCTTAACATTAAATTGAGTTTTCCTTCCTTGAAAATAGAACCTTAAATTTATATTGGATCAACCCTTAAAAGAAAAATCGAATTATGATTCCTTTTAAAAACTGGAAACGGCGTACTAAAATCATAGCTACTTTGGGACCTGCTACAGAGTCTGGGGAAAAAATTTTTTCTCTTATAGAAAAGGGAGTTGATATTTTCCGTTTCAATATGTCTCACGGAAACCCGAACTGGGTAAGGGAAAAAGTGGGGATTATCCAGGAATTTTCAAAACGCTTAGGTAAATATGTAGGGCTGCTTCTGGATACTCAAGGTCCAGCTATCAGAACGGGTGATCTTCCCGACCCCATGCAATTAAAACCAGGAGACATTTTTACTTTTACGGTGAGAGGAGAGAAAATAGAGGATCTTCATTCGGTTTCGGTTAATTATGACGATATTGTCAATGACATTCATGTGGGAGATGTAGTGCTTGTTGATAATGGGAACATCCAGATGAAGGTCATATCAAAGGAAAAAAATCTTTTGCGTTGTGAAGTTTTAACAGCGGGAGTAATGAAAAGCAGGCGCCACATTAATATTCCTGGAGTAAGAATAAATCTACCCCCGCTTACCAAAAAAGATCTCAACGACATCCAGCTAGGCATAGAATGTGGGATGGATTTCTTTGCTTTGTCTTTTGTCAGGGAAGCCAACGATTGTGATCTTTTAAGACAAATTCTTATTTCTAAAGGATCCCAGGGAAAAGTGGTTGCGAAAATAGAGGACCAGCTTGCGGTAAAAAACCTCTCCCAGATTATCGACTCTTCAGATGCGATCATGATCGCCCGAGGGGATTTAGGCATAGAATGCCCTTTTGAGGAGTTGCCTATCATCCAAAGGCGAATTGTAAAATCCTGCATCCAGAAAAGAAAGCCAGTCATTGTCGCCACACATCTTTTGGAAAGCATGATCATGAATCCTGCGCCCACGCGTGCTGAAATCACGGACATAGCTAACGCCGTTTATGAACAAGCTGATTGTATTATGCTTTCTGGGGAAACAGCTTCCGGGAAATATCCTTTGGAATGTATCTATATTCTGGATCGGGTGGCCGTGAGGACTGAAAAAAGTGGAGGGGCAGGGTATGCTTCCCTTGTTGAACTGGTTAACGACGAAGAAAAGTTAGCCAAAATCGCTGTGCATCTTGCCGATGACGTAGGTTCTCCTGCTATATGCGTGTTTACCCGTTTCGGACACCTAGCCACCTTGATTGCTGGATTGCGTCCTCGTTACTCTATAATCTATTCTTTCTGTCCCGATGAAGAAGTTTGTAGGAAACTTACCCTCCATTACGGGGTTGAACCTTGTTTGGTGGTGTTTCCTAAAAGCCAGGAAGAAAGTATTGAGATGGTTGAACAGCATTTAAAGAAAAAAGGAATAGAAAGTGGCCAAAAGATTGTCTTGATTTCTGAAATTCCTTTAAGAGGGGAAAGGGATCGGTATATTTTACTCCATCAGATTCACTAGGCTTGAGCTTTGATTTATGAAATCCTTCAGAGGAATGACAGCTTTAGTTACGGGAGCTTCTTCTGGATTAGGTTCGGAATTTGCGCGGCAACTTTCTTTAGAAGTAAGTCAACTGTTGATTACCTCTAGAAGAGTCGATCGATTGCAAGCACTTTCCGAAGAAATTCAAAAGAAATCTCCCCACCTTAAGGTTTTTTATATGCCCGCTGATTTAAGTTGTCAGGAAGGAAGAGATATTCTTTGCGATTGGTTAACCGCAGAAAGAATGGACATAGACATTCTCATCAATAATGCCGGCTGTGGAGATTATGGACTTTTTGAAGAATCTCGATTGGATCGGCTAAGGTCTCTGTTGGAACTGAATGTGATTACCATGACTTATTTAACCCGGTTAGTCTTGCCTCAAATGATTCGAAAAAAAAGGGGAGTTATTATTAATGTGGGATCTATTGTGGGCAGGAAACCGATTCCCATTTGTGCAGCCTATTCTGGATCCAAAAGCTTTGTTCATGCTTTTTCTGAGGCTTTAAGGCTAGAAATCGAAGGCAGAGGGGTGACCGTGACGGTTATAGCTCCTGGACCATTAAATACAGAGTTTTTCTATAGAGCTTCCCGGAATAATGTCGATGAGAAACCTTTTGTGCCTCCATTCATGTGGGTTCCACTAGAAAAAGTGGTTAATGATGCATTAGCTGCGGCTAAAGCGGGTAAACCCTTTTATGTCCCTGGATTTTATACCCGTATAGCTTCTTTTTTACACTCTTTAACCCCTTCTTTTTTGTTAAGACCTATTTATCGAATCCTTTTGCCAATACAATGTAAAAGGAGTACTTCAAAAAAAGACAACTTAAGCTGTTCTCTACATCAATAATAAACGCTGAATAAAAGGTTATTCTTTGAGAGAGACTTGACAGCCAATTTTCCTCTCGTTAAAAAAGAAGCAATATGAAACATACAATTCCTTCAGAAATTCGAAATGCTCATGGAGAACGGTTGGATTTTGTTTATACACCTGGATCTGCAGATAACAATACCCTTGTTATTATTGCTCATGGTATCACTGCACATAAAGACCGGCCAATGCTCGTTACATTATCTAACTGTCTCGCAAAAAATGGGATACACTCCGTTCGGTTCTCATTTTCAGGACATGGCAAATCTGAAGGGAAATTTGAAGAATTTAGCCCAACTAAGGAAGTTGGGGATTTGGAATCGGTGTTTAATGCTTTTGCAGGATGGACAAAATATGGGTATGTGGGGCATAGCTTGGGAGCTGCTGTGGGTGTATTATTTGCAAGTAAAGACCCAAGAGTTTCTTTTTTGATCTCATTAGCAGGAATGGCTTACACCGCTGCGTTTGCTCAACGTGAATTTGGAACAGTTACCCCAGGTCAAGGTTACATGTGGGACATGCCGGAGTTTCCTCTTTCCAAAGTCTTAATAGAGGATATGAATCGTATAGACAATGTGAAGGAAGCAGCAAAGAAAATCCGTATTCCTTGGCTTTTTATTCATGGTCTGGCTGATGATGTTGTTCCTCCCCAAGATTCCAGGGATCTTTTTGCTCTTGCTTCTGAACCCAAAAAACTAGTTGAAATTCCAGACTGTGATCATCTTTTCCCTCCTCCCCATGACTCTTTCATGGCTGAAACGGTGGTCAATTGGATAAAAGAGCTGAAGTTGATAGCCTAACTAGTCGTTTTATTCGAATTCCAGGGTAAAAACCCTCAAGAAGTTAAGGTCCAAATAGATGATTGCCAATAGCTTATAGCGTGGAAATCGATTTGGAAAAAAGATTTTTGTAATTGAGAAGAAAAGGAAGAAAAAGTAATGGGAGTACATTCCGATGATTGGATCAGGCAAATGGTAAGGCAACATCGGATGATCGAGCCTTTTGAAGAAGGGCAGGTAAGAAAAAAAGTTGATGGGTCAGCTGCGATAAGCTTTGGTCTTTCAAGTTACGGATATGATTTGAGAGTTTCTAGGGAGTTTAAAGTATTTACCAATGTTTTTAATAGCATTGTTGATCCTAAGGCTTTCGATAACCGCTCTTTTGTTGAAATAGAGGCAGACAGCTGCATTATACCGCCTAATTCGTTTGCCTTAGCTAGAAGTGTGGAATACTTTAGAATACCCAGGGATGTGATTACAATTTGTTTGGGAAAATCCACTTATGCCCGCTGTGGTATTATTGTCAATGTTACTCCTTTTGAACCTGAATGGGAAGGCTATGCCACACTGGAAATTTCAAATACCACCCCTCTTCCTGCAAAAATCTATGCTGAGGAAGGTCTTGCCCAGGTCATTTTTATCCAGGCCGCTGAGCCCTGTTCTATATCTTATGCTGAGAGAAGGGGAAAATATATGTATCAGAAAGGAGTTACTGTCCCGCGGTTATAGTTTGATCTTTTAGTTGTTTTTATCAAATTCTAATAGGTGAAATTCTTTCTTGATCAATTACCCTCTGAATGGGATTTTTTCAGTTCTCAACCTGAATATAGGGCAAAACAAGTCTCGGAATGGATATTCAAAAGAAAAGTATTTTGCTTTTCTTCGATGACTAATCTTCCCAGTGAGTTGAGGAAAAAGTTAACTGAAAACTATCAAATTAGATCCTTGGAATTAATTCAAGAAAAACAATCACAAGATGGGACAAGAAAATTTTTATGGCAACTTTTCGATGGTTATACGATAGAAACCGTTCTTATCCCCTCAATAGATACAAGGGAAGGAGCAAGGCGACTAACGCTTTGTGTGTCTACCCAAGTGGGATGTGCTTTAAGATGTGGCTTTTGTGCTAGTGGCCTTTTTGGATTCGAGAGAAATCTTTCTTGTGGGGAAATTGTTGAGCAGATTCTTCTTTGCGAATCCACTATTAAAGAAAGAATCAGTAATATTGTGTTTATGGGTATGGGGGAACCCCTTCTCAATTATGATCAACTGATTAAATCCATCCGACTCATTTCTTCTCCATTGGGTATAGGAATGAGCCCAAGGAAAATAACCATTTCTACCAGTGGTGTGGCTCCGCGTATTAGAAAACTAGCTAATGAAACTTTGCCTTTTCGTCTTGCTGTTTCTCTTCATGCCACGACTGATGAGTTGCGCAGCAAGATCATGCCCATAAACCTAAAATACCCATTAAGTGAGCTTATTAAAAGCTGTGAAGAGTTTTGTTCCAAAAGAAAACAGAAAATAACCCTGGAATACATTCTTATTGCTGGTTTTAATGATAGCTTAGATGATGCGGACCGACTAGCTGGAATAGCTCGGTCTCTTAGGGCTAAAGTAAATCTTATTCCTTATAATAGAGTTAGCCTGTTCCCCTGGAAATCACCAGATAGAAAAGAACTTCTCTGTTTTTTGCGTTGGATCGAAAATAAGGGCGTTGAGGTGTCTGTAAGAAAAGAACGAGGCAGGGATATCGATGGAGCCTGTGGGCAACTGAGACTTCGTTATATCTCGAAAGAAAAAGCAAGTTAATGAGGATAGTAGGGGTAAAGACATCGCTATTTGTGCTTTTTTGTTAAAAATGGGCTCTTGGGATTTTGTAAACTTTTGACAAATATAAAGCTATTTCTTCAGGTTCATTGAGGAAAAATCTGTTCCCATATTGGTGGACTTTGAAAGGCAAAGAAAAACTGGGAGTCTTATCGAAAAGGATAACTGGGCAAGACTGGTTTTCTTCCCCAATGAGTTCGATAATTTGGTGTCTGGGTTTTACGAAATCCACGTGACGGACTTCTAATTCTTGGGTTAATTGTGGATAAACTTTTAATACGCCTTCAAAAATCATACAATAGGGACAATAAAAAGGATCACCTAGTCCGTCGTAAAACCCTGGTTTTAAAAGAAAAAGTATGGGTTTCATAATTATTTTTTATTAACAATCTAACTCTTTAGAAGCTATAGACAAACTCCAAGCCGACGAAATAAACCGGTCCATTCGACGTTCCTAGGAGAGCTGTTGGGCTACCCGTGGGGTTTTGGAAAGGATAACCGTAGTAACCGAGCACTCCTTTACCCCAATCCATCCGGTACTCAAGCCTAATCATGAAGTTATCCGCTAAATCAAACGCCATCGTCGCCGTGTACGCCCATATGTCAGTCGGTGCGTTATGCCCAGCCAGAATCGAGTTCCATCCCGACTCCATCCAGTCCATCCTTTGCGCTATGCTGATAATATCCGTTATCTGGTATTTCATGTGCACTGATGCCCCATACCAGTTCGATGGTCCACTGGATAAATCCAGCGGCAACCCACTCACAGCCGCCGGCACTACCGTCACGTTGTTGTTGTAAAATCCCCCCGTAAACTCAAACCCCAAGAGCAGCCGATCATGCGCAAACTTCGGCGCCCACGATCCCCATACATCCCCTAGAAAAAATGCATTGTTCTGGTTAAATGGCCCTTCTCCCCTTATCCCTTGCGCTATCCCATAAGGCTGCGCTACCCCATCTATCGGTGAGGCTCCAAAACCCGGAGGATTTACCCCGTTAAACCCATACATCAACGTCGCACTAAGCGTCGCATTCTTCCCCTTCGCATCCCACTGGCTGTTCAAAAATAAAAGGTAAGCATCGTTGTTATTGATCATGTTGTTGAGATAACCAAAATATTCCATCCCCCCACGCGACACATTAAACCCTCCATCGGCTATCCCAAACCGGCTCGTCCATTGATCATCCCACCGGTAAATCGCTTGCATCCCCGTTAGCGTCGTCGGCAAAAGATTGGCAAACAACAGTCCATAGGTAAAATCAAGGTTCACCGGCCGCTCCACCACCTCGTAACCCGCTGGATCCACAAACTTCCCAATCTTTATGTCCAACCCGTTACCCACCGGTGCCCGGAATATCACGTAAGCTTGTTCAAGCCAAAAACTTGAAGTGTTAAACGAATACCAGGAACTGAAAGGTACCCCAAGACCCGTGATCGCATCCGGAGCTCCAACAACCGCATCCTGTCCCACGATGAGATCAGCCCTAAAACCTGCCTGCCAACGGTTTTCATCGGTTAGCGGCTTTTCCAAGGCAAGCTTGAAAGCGTTCATGTTAAAGCCTCCCCCCGGTATCGCATCCACCGGTTCCCTGCCCGGTATCGCCGGGTAACCCTGGGCAAACCCTGCCGTATTGGTCGGTCCTACATAGCCCGGTGGAGGAACAAAACCGGGTACCTTGTTAAAAGCCGGTGCGTTAATGAAATTGTAGGTGTAGCTAGCGTCCACATAGCCACTGAGCACTATCCCCTTGGTGTTCGCCTGCACCGGTATACCTTGGTCTTCAAGTTTCTTTGTCAACTCCTCGATCTGCTTGTCCTTCTCCTCAATGATGGCGTTATCTATAGAGTTGTTAGGGTTGTTTTTCCTTTTGTCTTTCTTGGAAGTTTTCTTTTTGGCTTGAGGAGGGTTTTGTGGGTTTGAATCTTGGCCTAGGGCAGATAGGGAAAAGCTAAGAAGAAGGATTAGACCCGTGCAAGCATAGAAAGAGGATAAAAGAAATCGGTAGGTAAAATTAAAAAATAAATGCTTCACGGCGATTTGCTTTTAAAAAAATCTCAAACTAAGAGCCTAGTTGTCAATACGGAAATGAAACATTAATGACCTAGAACTATGTTAGGAATAAATTAAAAAGAGAGATTTAATTATAAAAGAAATCTTTTTTGAAGTACCCATGATAGGATTATTCCGCATGAACAAAAAGATGGGTGCGTGCAGATTGGCGGTATTCTGTTTAGGCTTTTTTTCCCTTTGTTTTTCTTTTCTCCAAGCGCAGACAGTAAAAACGGAGAAGGAAAAAATCATTTATGTTATACCCATTAAAGATGAGATCGAACAATCCATGGTTTATGTCGTCAAACGAGCTGTCAATGAAGCGATCAGGAGTGGAGCTCAGGCATTAGTTGTTGACCTGGATACTCCAGGAGGTCTGGCTCAGTCAATGGAAAAAATCATTAGGGAAATTGAACGGTTTCCTGCCCAAGAAAACACTTATGCATTCATAGATCACAAAGCTTATTCGGCTGGGGCTTTTATTGCTGCTTGTTGTAGGCACATCTATATGGCTCCAGGTTCTGTCATTGGAGCGGCTAGCCCTGTTCTTTTTTCCCCTCAAGGAGGAGTACAAAACCTGCCTGAAAGTTATGAAAAAAAAATTCTTTCTGCATACCAAGGACTGATCCGTGCTATTGCAGAGCGGCATGGTCATAATCCAGCGGTTTTCAATGCCATGGTGGATAGGGATAGCGGGCTTGTTATCGATGGGATTGAAATTCTTCCCAAGGGGAAAATTTTGACTTTAACCGACTCCGAAGCTTGCAAGCAATATGGACATCCTCCAAAAGCCCTTTTGGCAGAAGGTATCGTTCAAAATCTTGAAGAGTTGGCTCAAAAAGCTATCGCTTCAGCCCTACCCTATAAACTGGTTATACTGAAACCAACCGGGTTTGAAAAAATAGGTAGAATCATGACGTTGCTTGGCCCTATTTTTTTAACTCTCGGATTAATCTTTGGTTATTTGGAATTACAGACCGGTGGGATAGTTTTAGGCTTACTTAGTCTATTGTTTTTTTCTCTCTATTTTTTAGGTCATTATCTTGCTGGATTGAGTGGTTGGGAACCTTTTTTTCTTTTTCTTTTGGGCTTATCCCTTATTCTCTTTGAGTTTTTTGTTTTTCCCGGACTTGTCATTCCAACATTAATAGGTTTTTTGATCATTCTCGTTGCCTTACTTGCCGCTAACTCTGAAAAAATACCCTCTGAAAGTTTCGGCAGCTGGCTTTCTCGAATAAAAGAAGCGATACTTTCTCTTGTTGTTACTTTGGGCATTTCATTGCTGCTCATTTATATTCTATCCCGTTTTATTCCTGCCAAGACCCACATGATATTAAATGAAGTATCCAAAGATAGGAATGAGGGAGTTTCTGGTCTTACAACAGGGATGATAGGAGAAGCGCTCACTGTTCTCAGACCAAGTGGGCTTGGAAAATTTAATGGGAAAATCGTTGATGTCATTACTCCGGCTAAATTTGTTTCTGCAGGGACACCGATCCAGATTGTACAGATTGAAGGCATACGGGTTGTAGTAGAACCTCTGAAAAAAAGAAAGTTTAGGACAACTTAAGCAATCAAGCTAAAAACTGTTTTTTTGTCGTTTAATATTTACCGAAGGATCATTTTTCCAATCTTTTTCCTCAAGAAAGCTCAAGGATTTTTTAGGGTTATTATAGCTCATTTCGGTCAATATAATATGACCTCTTTCAAGATAAAAGTTTGGAACGAACCCCCCTGCCAGCCATGAAGGTTTGGTGAGAAGATGTCAAAAAGATTAGAGGAGCTATCTAAAATAGGATATATATTGATCAAGCTTTAAGGATAAACGGGATTATATATAAAGAGAAAAAAGTTGCTATTAAGAGCAGAAAAAAAGAAGGGCAGCAGTGTTGGCTTTTGATGAGTTAGATTGTTTTAAACCGAAGGGAAAAGAATGATAGGATGGATTTTGATCGGCTTTTTGGTTGTTGTCCTGCTTATTGTTGCAGCCATTTTGTTTAATTTCATCGGGCTTTGGATAAAAGCGATGATTACAGGGGCTGCAGTCAGCATCTTTAATCTTGTAGCCATGAGACTTCGAGGCATCCCTCCTTCTTTAATTGTCAATACCAGGATTACGGCTGTTCGTTCTGGTCTTTCTATTTCGACGGCACAATTGGAATCTCATTTTTTAGCAGGGGGCAATATTGAGCATGTGGTTAGAGCTTTGGTTGCTGCCGATAGGGCTGGAATTCCCCTGACTTTCAACAGGGCATGTGCCATCGATCTGGCCACGATAGGAACGGGGAAAAGCGTTTTTGAGGCTGTGCGCACTAGCGTTAATCCCAAGGTTATCGATTGTCCTTTCCAAACCGGTGGTGGTCCTACACATATCGCTGGAGTAGCAAAAGATGGAATAACGGTTAAAGTCAAAGCACGAGTGACGGTCAGAACAAACTTGGAAAGGTTTGTTGGGGGAGCAACCGAGGAAACGATTGTGGCTAGAGTTGGAGAGGGGATAGTGACGACTATTGGAATGGCTAATACATACAAAGAAGTGTTAGAACATCCTGACCGGATTTCTAAGATCGTCCTCCAGAAAGGGTTGGATTCAGGTACAGCGTTCGAAATTTTATCCATCGATATTGCCGAGGTGATCATTGGGGACAATGTGGGAGCAAAGCTACAAGCTGAACAAGCCGAGGCGGATAAAAGGGTAGCCCAAGCGAAGGCAGAAGTCAGAAGGGCTGCTGCTGTGGCTTTGGAACAGGAGATGAAAGCAAAGGTAGAAGAAATGAAAGCAAAAGTTGTAGAAGCTGAATCTCAAATTCCGGTGGCTATTTCAGAAGCATTTAAAAAGGGTTATCTGGGGGTGATGGATTATTACCGGTTGCGGAATATCCAGGCTGACACCCAAATGCGGACGAGTATTTCAGCAGAAGGCTCTTCTGCTAGTCCGACTTGATTTAATTTGTACGGGTTATGAGAGATTTGGTTCCTTTCCTTTTTTTTGTGTTGTTGGTGGCACTGCAGCTGCTTTATGGACTGAGAAGAGGCAGTAAAAAACAGGAAGGTCCTACGGCTCGTAAACCTTTTCCTTGGGAAAAGGAGGAATCGAAGAGTCTTGATCAACTCAAAACCGAATCGGAACAGGAAGGGAAAGCATCCTCTTTAGAAAAGGAATTTTCTATTGTCTATACGAAGGCCCATCAACTTCAGGAAGAGAAAAGCACCTCAACCGTTTTTGAAGAGGTAAAAACTGAAAATAAATATAGCTGGGAAAAGGATTTTGATAAAAATGAACCACCGCCAAAAGAATTGAAAGCAAAAAAAATAGCCCTTTTTTTGAAAAACCAAGCAGCTTTAAAAAGAGCGATTATAATGGCTGAAATCATTGGTCCCCCTCGATCGATTCAAGACAAAGATCCATTTATGGAAAAATGGTAAAAATCAGATGCATTGCTATTGCTTATTAAAGGGTTATTGTTTCAAAAATCACAAAAATGATTAATGGAAGGAATGAAAAGATTAATTAAATTCTCATTTTACTTCTTTTATATCTTTTTATTTTTCTTGCTTCACGTTCTCTGGTCAGAAGAAAAAAAAACTGAAATTCTCTATTATACCTGCACGATGCATCCCAGTGTCAAATCAAAGACCCCAGGCAAATGTCCTATCTGTTCAATGGACCTTATCCCTGTCTATTCAACAAGCTTGGAGACTCCAAGCGCTGAAAAAATCCAAAAAGAACCGTCCCAAACAACTCCTTTTTTTATTCCTCCCGAACGGCTTCAAACCATTGGGATCAGGACCGAAGAGGTAACTGTCCTCCCCTTGAAAGCTGAAATTAAGGCACCAGCCATTGTCTCTATTAACGAGTCTCAAGTCTATGACATCAACGTCAAGGGAGGAAATGGTTATGTCATAAAATTATATGCAAATTACGTGGGTAAACATTTTTCGAAAGGAGAAGTTCTTGCCACCATATTAAGCCAGGATTGGGTACAGGCTCAAATGGACTATGTAAAAGCCTATAGGGCATGGAGAAGAAGCCTGTTAGTTAAAAAAGATAACCCCATACTGCTTGATCAACAATTTTACCATGTGAGAGCAAGGTTGAGGGTATGGGATCTTGATGAGGAGCAGATTAAAGAACTTGAGAAACGGGCATGGGCGATGTCTGTCACAGACGTCCGGACAGCTAAGGGTATACGTGGCAGTTTTGACCTTCATTCGCCTGTAGAAGGGCATGTGCATGAAAAAAATATTTATGAAGGAATGTATTTTACTGCTGGCCAATCTTTGTTAAGGATTGTGGATCTTAGGACAGTATGGATTTTAGCTGAATTGCCAGAAGATCAATCACGCTATATAACCGTGGGACTTCCTTGTGAAATAACTTTCCCAGCCTTTCCTGGAAGGATCTTTCGATCAAAGATCGATTTCATTCAACCTCATTTTGAAGAAGAAACCCGAAGACTGCAGCTTAGGGTTGTTCTCCCTAACCTCAATCACATGTTTCATCCCGGAATGTATGCTGATTTTAAAACGATCAT
The DNA window shown above is from Methylacidiphilum caldifontis and carries:
- the floA gene encoding flotillin-like protein FloA (flotillin-like protein involved in membrane lipid rafts); translation: MIGWILIGFLVVVLLIVAAILFNFIGLWIKAMITGAAVSIFNLVAMRLRGIPPSLIVNTRITAVRSGLSISTAQLESHFLAGGNIEHVVRALVAADRAGIPLTFNRACAIDLATIGTGKSVFEAVRTSVNPKVIDCPFQTGGGPTHIAGVAKDGITVKVKARVTVRTNLERFVGGATEETIVARVGEGIVTTIGMANTYKEVLEHPDRISKIVLQKGLDSGTAFEILSIDIAEVIIGDNVGAKLQAEQAEADKRVAQAKAEVRRAAAVALEQEMKAKVEEMKAKVVEAESQIPVAISEAFKKGYLGVMDYYRLRNIQADTQMRTSISAEGSSASPT
- a CDS encoding DUF3088 family protein, with translation MKPILFLLKPGFYDGLGDPFYCPYCMIFEGVLKVYPQLTQELEVRHVDFVKPRHQIIELIGEENQSCPVILFDKTPSFSLPFKVHQYGNRFFLNEPEEIALYLSKVYKIPRAHF
- the rlmN gene encoding 23S rRNA (adenine(2503)-C(2))-methyltransferase RlmN — protein: MKFFLDQLPSEWDFFSSQPEYRAKQVSEWIFKRKVFCFSSMTNLPSELRKKLTENYQIRSLELIQEKQSQDGTRKFLWQLFDGYTIETVLIPSIDTREGARRLTLCVSTQVGCALRCGFCASGLFGFERNLSCGEIVEQILLCESTIKERISNIVFMGMGEPLLNYDQLIKSIRLISSPLGIGMSPRKITISTSGVAPRIRKLANETLPFRLAVSLHATTDELRSKIMPINLKYPLSELIKSCEEFCSKRKQKITLEYILIAGFNDSLDDADRLAGIARSLRAKVNLIPYNRVSLFPWKSPDRKELLCFLRWIENKGVEVSVRKERGRDIDGACGQLRLRYISKEKAS
- a CDS encoding outer membrane beta-barrel protein, with the translated sequence MKHLFFNFTYRFLLSSFYACTGLILLLSFSLSALGQDSNPQNPPQAKKKTSKKDKRKNNPNNSIDNAIIEEKDKQIEELTKKLEDQGIPVQANTKGIVLSGYVDASYTYNFINAPAFNKVPGFVPPPGYVGPTNTAGFAQGYPAIPGREPVDAIPGGGFNMNAFKLALEKPLTDENRWQAGFRADLIVGQDAVVGAPDAITGLGVPFSSWYSFNTSSFWLEQAYVIFRAPVGNGLDIKIGKFVDPAGYEVVERPVNLDFTYGLLFANLLPTTLTGMQAIYRWDDQWTSRFGIADGGFNVSRGGMEYFGYLNNMINNNDAYLLFLNSQWDAKGKNATLSATLMYGFNGVNPPGFGASPIDGVAQPYGIAQGIRGEGPFNQNNAFFLGDVWGSWAPKFAHDRLLLGFEFTGGFYNNNVTVVPAAVSGLPLDLSSGPSNWYGASVHMKYQITDIISIAQRMDWMESGWNSILAGHNAPTDIWAYTATMAFDLADNFMIRLEYRMDWGKGVLGYYGYPFQNPTGSPTALLGTSNGPVYFVGLEFVYSF
- a CDS encoding NfeD family protein, which produces MGACRLAVFCLGFFSLCFSFLQAQTVKTEKEKIIYVIPIKDEIEQSMVYVVKRAVNEAIRSGAQALVVDLDTPGGLAQSMEKIIREIERFPAQENTYAFIDHKAYSAGAFIAACCRHIYMAPGSVIGAASPVLFSPQGGVQNLPESYEKKILSAYQGLIRAIAERHGHNPAVFNAMVDRDSGLVIDGIEILPKGKILTLTDSEACKQYGHPPKALLAEGIVQNLEELAQKAIASALPYKLVILKPTGFEKIGRIMTLLGPIFLTLGLIFGYLELQTGGIVLGLLSLLFFSLYFLGHYLAGLSGWEPFFLFLLGLSLILFEFFVFPGLVIPTLIGFLIILVALLAANSEKIPSESFGSWLSRIKEAILSLVVTLGISLLLIYILSRFIPAKTHMILNEVSKDRNEGVSGLTTGMIGEALTVLRPSGLGKFNGKIVDVITPAKFVSAGTPIQIVQIEGIRVVVEPLKKRKFRTT